A genomic window from Bradyrhizobium lupini includes:
- a CDS encoding ABC transporter ATP-binding protein: MTALSKRPAAIRVVLPFVFRHWLKQPGRTLVVAGGLLGATIADLFMPVFSGHLVDALTRGPSDPAARDAALMALGGIVALGAASMVLRLTGLQAIVPFSLKIMSEVAQEAFMRVQRFSTDWHANSFAGSTVRKVTRGMWALDLLNDTILMALAPSLLVLIGSMILLGLHWASLGAVIALGALAYVTMTVLFSTRYIAPAARISNAWDTKVGGTLADALTCNAVVKSFGAEAREDARLARVVNRWRVRVRRTWLRYNYTNLAQLSVLLALRASVIGGAVLLWMSGRASPGDVTYVLTSYYVIHAYLRDVGMHINNLQRSVNDMEELVAIHDEPIGIADATDARPIAIERGELVFDDVTFHYGGHHAPLYDGLSVTIRAGERVGLVGRSGSGKTTFVKLVQRLYDVTGGRVLIDGQDIAKATQHSLRSQIAVVQQDPILFHRSLAENIAYGRPGASLEAIEQAARLANAHDFILRLPKGYGTLVGERGVKLSGGERQRVALARAFLADAPVLILDEATSSLDSESEALIQQAMERLMRGRTSIVIAHRLSTVKSLDRILVFDRGEIVEQGTHAKLAARPGGIYRGLFERQVVELGQIAAAE; the protein is encoded by the coding sequence ATGACCGCTCTGTCAAAAAGGCCCGCGGCGATACGCGTGGTGCTGCCCTTCGTGTTCCGGCACTGGCTGAAGCAGCCGGGGCGTACCCTCGTCGTCGCCGGCGGCTTGTTGGGTGCGACCATCGCCGACCTGTTCATGCCGGTCTTCTCCGGACATCTGGTCGACGCTCTGACGCGCGGCCCATCCGATCCCGCCGCGCGTGACGCTGCGCTGATGGCATTGGGCGGTATCGTGGCGCTGGGCGCGGCCTCCATGGTGCTGCGGCTGACGGGCCTCCAGGCCATCGTGCCGTTCTCGCTGAAGATCATGTCCGAGGTCGCGCAGGAAGCCTTCATGCGCGTGCAACGGTTCTCGACCGACTGGCACGCCAACTCCTTTGCGGGATCCACGGTGCGCAAGGTCACCCGCGGCATGTGGGCGCTCGACCTGTTGAACGACACCATCTTGATGGCGCTGGCGCCGTCGCTGCTGGTGCTGATCGGGTCGATGATCCTGCTCGGCCTGCACTGGGCCTCGCTTGGCGCGGTGATCGCGCTGGGCGCGCTGGCCTATGTCACGATGACGGTGCTGTTCTCGACGCGCTACATCGCGCCGGCCGCGCGCATCTCCAATGCCTGGGACACCAAGGTCGGCGGCACGCTGGCGGATGCGTTGACCTGCAACGCGGTGGTGAAATCGTTCGGCGCGGAAGCGCGCGAGGATGCGCGGCTTGCCCGTGTCGTCAACCGCTGGCGCGTGCGCGTGCGGCGGACCTGGCTGCGCTACAACTACACCAATCTGGCGCAGCTCTCGGTGCTGCTGGCCCTGCGTGCCTCCGTGATCGGCGGCGCCGTGCTGCTGTGGATGTCGGGGCGAGCCTCGCCCGGCGACGTCACCTATGTGCTGACGAGCTACTACGTCATCCATGCCTATTTGCGCGACGTCGGAATGCACATCAACAACCTGCAGCGCTCGGTCAATGACATGGAGGAGCTGGTGGCGATCCACGACGAGCCGATCGGGATTGCGGATGCGACGGACGCGCGGCCGATTGCGATCGAGCGCGGCGAGCTCGTGTTCGACGACGTCACGTTCCATTATGGCGGCCATCATGCGCCGCTCTATGACGGACTGTCGGTCACGATCCGCGCCGGCGAACGCGTCGGTCTCGTCGGCCGCTCCGGCTCCGGCAAGACCACCTTCGTCAAGCTGGTGCAGCGGCTCTACGACGTCACCGGCGGCCGCGTTCTGATCGATGGGCAAGACATCGCCAAGGCCACGCAGCATTCGCTGCGCAGCCAGATCGCGGTCGTGCAGCAGGACCCGATCCTGTTCCACCGCTCGCTCGCCGAGAACATCGCCTATGGCCGGCCCGGCGCCAGCCTGGAGGCGATCGAGCAGGCGGCACGGCTGGCCAACGCGCATGACTTCATCCTGCGCCTGCCCAAGGGCTACGGCACGCTGGTCGGTGAACGCGGCGTCAAGCTCTCCGGCGGCGAGCGGCAGCGCGTGGCGCTGGCGCGCGCCTTCCTGGCGGACGCGCCGGTGCTGATCCTGGACGAAGCGACCTCGAGCCTCGATTCGGAATCCGAGGCGCTGATCCAGCAGGCGATGGAGCGGCTGATGCGAGGCCGCACCTCGATCGTGATCGCGCACCGGCTCTCGACGGTGAAGAGCCTCGATCGCATCCTGGTGTTCGACCGCGGCGAGATCGTCGAGCAAGGCACGCATGCCAAGCTCGCGGCCAGGCCCGGCGGCATCTATCGCGGCCTGTTCGAGCGCCAGGTGGTGGAGCTCGGACAGATCGCAGCAGCGGAATGA
- a CDS encoding MATE family efflux transporter, giving the protein MKDLTNGSVAKHILGMAPPIMVGMVTIMLCQLVDLYFVSGLGDAAVAGVAAAGNAGFLINALMQVLGVGAVSLIAHAVGRKDRPDANLIFNQAIVLSVLFGLLTLVAGAALSRAYMHAIAADEATIEAGTTYLLWFMPALALQFASQVMGSALRATGIVRPTMLVQALAVAINIALAPVLIAGLGTGYALGVAGAGLASSIAVLIGVVMLLAHFRKVERYVAFNPAQWRPQAQHLRRILNVGLPAGGEFAMMFILMAVVYFVLRDFGAAAQAGFGIGQRVLGLIQMPALAVALAAGPIAGQNMGAGKGERVRETFVKAALITSVVMIGFMCLAQLKPQLLLSGFSNDRETMEIAFLFLRIISLNMVAQGVIFTCSSMFQGLGNTKPVLWSSAMRVLTYSLPAIWLSTRPGFRIEHVWYLSIAATTLQAALSLWLLRREFRKRLATLRHEKSPEPAAPKRVASPVRAPA; this is encoded by the coding sequence ATGAAAGACCTGACCAACGGCTCCGTCGCGAAGCACATTCTGGGCATGGCACCGCCGATCATGGTCGGTATGGTCACGATCATGCTTTGCCAGCTGGTCGATCTGTACTTCGTCTCGGGCTTGGGCGATGCCGCGGTCGCGGGCGTGGCGGCGGCCGGCAATGCCGGCTTTCTCATCAACGCGCTGATGCAGGTGCTCGGCGTCGGCGCGGTGTCGTTGATCGCGCATGCCGTGGGACGCAAGGATCGGCCGGATGCCAATTTGATCTTCAATCAGGCGATCGTGCTGTCGGTGCTGTTCGGACTGTTGACCCTGGTCGCAGGCGCGGCGCTGTCGCGCGCCTACATGCATGCGATCGCCGCGGACGAAGCCACGATCGAGGCGGGGACCACGTATCTGCTGTGGTTCATGCCGGCGCTCGCGTTGCAATTCGCGAGCCAGGTGATGGGATCCGCGCTGCGCGCTACCGGCATCGTGCGTCCCACGATGCTGGTGCAGGCGCTTGCGGTGGCCATCAACATCGCGCTGGCGCCGGTTCTGATCGCGGGCTTGGGCACGGGCTATGCGCTCGGCGTTGCCGGTGCGGGGCTGGCGAGCTCGATCGCGGTGTTGATCGGCGTCGTGATGCTGCTTGCGCATTTTCGTAAGGTCGAACGCTATGTCGCCTTCAATCCGGCGCAGTGGCGTCCGCAGGCGCAGCATCTGAGGCGCATCCTCAATGTCGGCCTGCCTGCCGGCGGCGAGTTCGCGATGATGTTCATCCTCATGGCGGTGGTCTATTTCGTGCTGCGCGATTTCGGTGCGGCGGCGCAGGCCGGTTTCGGGATCGGACAACGGGTCCTGGGCCTGATCCAGATGCCGGCGCTTGCAGTTGCGCTCGCCGCTGGGCCAATCGCCGGCCAGAACATGGGCGCCGGAAAAGGCGAGCGCGTGCGCGAAACCTTCGTCAAGGCGGCGCTGATCACCAGTGTCGTGATGATAGGCTTCATGTGCCTCGCGCAGTTGAAGCCGCAGCTCCTGCTCTCGGGGTTCTCGAACGACCGGGAAACCATGGAGATCGCGTTCCTGTTCCTGCGGATCATCTCGCTCAACATGGTGGCGCAGGGCGTGATCTTCACCTGCTCGAGCATGTTCCAGGGCCTCGGCAATACCAAGCCGGTGCTGTGGAGTTCGGCAATGCGCGTGCTCACCTATTCGCTGCCGGCGATCTGGCTGTCGACGCGGCCGGGCTTCCGGATCGAGCACGTCTGGTACCTGTCGATCGCGGCAACCACGCTGCAGGCGGCCCTGAGCTTGTGGCTGCTACGGCGTGAATTCAGGAAGCGCCTTGCCACGCTCCGGCATGAGAAGTCCCCGGAGCCGGCTGCGCCCAAGCGCGTGGCGTCTCCTGTACGCGCGCCAGCGTAG
- a CDS encoding O-antigen ligase family protein codes for MTEVLNEQRPNSWLAAIWAARYRTPARFVALIALLLPWTTTGLIFALIPWLIAFAFLDLREFPRSLLRPICLLPIALVLLAAIGTLWSDAPWPDRIHAIGPAAKLLVIPLLIYQFERWPFGGWVFSAFLVSCTALMLYSFAVAVDPALSLKLYLSRGPYKVESGIAVRNYIDQSQEFALCAIAVYPIVSLLRRGRYRVAALFVALAIGFLANMMFVVVSRTALVTLPILIVVFALLHLRRRTALFAVGAMGLLAVLLWTASPRLRATVAKFNGDYEVSIAGNDVSGMGSRLEFWRKSLAFTADAPLLGHGTGAIRGLFARAAVGESGVRAEIVGDPHNQTLNVAVQWGASGVVILYALWFAHLSLFRGEGLACWVGLLVVVQNMLSSLLNSHLFDFAEGWIYVLGVGIAGGMALAAKTIRS; via the coding sequence ATGACTGAGGTGTTGAACGAGCAGCGGCCCAATTCCTGGCTCGCCGCGATCTGGGCGGCACGCTATCGCACGCCAGCCCGCTTCGTCGCGCTGATCGCGTTGCTGTTGCCGTGGACCACGACCGGGCTCATTTTCGCGCTCATTCCCTGGCTGATCGCGTTCGCGTTCCTCGACCTTCGCGAATTTCCGCGTTCGCTGCTTCGGCCAATCTGCCTGCTGCCGATTGCGCTGGTCCTACTCGCCGCCATCGGCACGCTCTGGTCGGATGCGCCGTGGCCGGACCGAATCCATGCGATCGGCCCGGCGGCGAAGCTGCTGGTAATTCCGCTTCTGATCTACCAGTTCGAGCGTTGGCCGTTTGGCGGCTGGGTGTTTTCCGCGTTCCTGGTATCCTGCACGGCACTGATGCTCTATTCCTTCGCCGTCGCCGTCGATCCCGCATTGTCGCTGAAACTCTATCTGTCGCGCGGGCCCTACAAGGTCGAAAGCGGGATCGCGGTGCGCAATTATATCGACCAGAGCCAGGAGTTCGCGCTCTGTGCGATCGCGGTCTACCCGATCGTGTCGCTGCTGCGACGAGGCCGCTACCGCGTCGCGGCGCTGTTCGTGGCGCTCGCGATCGGATTCCTCGCCAACATGATGTTCGTCGTGGTCTCGCGGACAGCGCTGGTGACGCTGCCGATCCTGATCGTGGTCTTCGCGCTTTTGCATTTGCGCCGCCGCACCGCACTCTTCGCCGTCGGCGCGATGGGGCTGTTGGCCGTGCTGCTGTGGACCGCCTCGCCGCGTCTGCGCGCAACAGTCGCCAAATTCAACGGAGACTATGAGGTCAGCATCGCCGGCAATGATGTCAGCGGCATGGGGTCACGACTGGAGTTTTGGCGCAAATCGCTGGCGTTCACCGCGGACGCGCCGCTGCTCGGTCACGGCACCGGGGCGATCCGCGGCCTGTTCGCGCGCGCGGCTGTCGGCGAGAGCGGGGTTCGAGCGGAAATCGTCGGTGATCCCCACAACCAGACGCTCAATGTCGCCGTGCAGTGGGGCGCGTCGGGCGTCGTGATCCTCTATGCGCTCTGGTTCGCGCACCTCTCGCTGTTTCGCGGAGAGGGGCTGGCCTGCTGGGTCGGCCTTCTGGTCGTGGTGCAGAACATGCTGTCCTCGCTGCTCAACTCGCATCTGTTCGATTTCGCCGAGGGCTGGATCTACGTGCTTGGCGTCGGCATTGCCGGCGGCATGGCGCTCGCCGCGAAGACAATACGGAGTTAG
- a CDS encoding sulfite exporter TauE/SafE family protein: MEILTYGLLLLGALAGGFVSGLAGFGTALMALGIWLYVLPPSLAVPLVLICSVIAQSSTLPSMWKSFDLSLVWPFLIGGLIGVPLGTMLVASADPKVFKLSVGVLILVFSTALYLNKRPLAVTFGGRIADGAIGFAGGILGGLAGLSGPLPILWANIRGWNKHERRGIFQLFNFTVLAAALVLQTASGLVAFKVVWLAVIAFPGTLIGAWAGARVYHALSDKHFGDVVLGLLFLSGLGLVWNSLGTH, encoded by the coding sequence TTGGAAATACTCACCTACGGGCTGCTGCTGCTCGGCGCACTGGCCGGGGGCTTCGTCTCGGGCCTTGCCGGTTTCGGCACGGCGCTGATGGCGCTCGGCATCTGGCTCTACGTGCTGCCGCCCTCGCTCGCGGTGCCCCTGGTGCTGATCTGCTCGGTGATCGCGCAGAGCTCGACGCTGCCGTCGATGTGGAAGAGTTTTGATCTCTCGCTGGTCTGGCCGTTCCTGATTGGAGGACTGATCGGCGTGCCGCTGGGCACCATGCTGGTCGCCTCCGCCGATCCAAAAGTGTTCAAGCTGAGCGTCGGCGTGCTGATCCTTGTTTTTTCGACGGCTCTCTATCTGAACAAGCGGCCGCTCGCCGTCACGTTCGGCGGCCGCATTGCCGACGGCGCGATCGGTTTTGCCGGCGGCATCTTGGGTGGCCTTGCCGGACTGTCGGGGCCACTTCCGATCCTGTGGGCAAACATCCGAGGCTGGAACAAGCACGAGCGGCGCGGCATCTTCCAGCTCTTCAATTTCACCGTGCTCGCCGCCGCCTTGGTGTTGCAGACCGCCTCGGGCCTCGTCGCGTTCAAGGTGGTCTGGCTCGCAGTGATCGCATTTCCGGGCACGCTGATCGGCGCATGGGCCGGCGCGCGCGTCTATCATGCGCTGAGCGACAAGCATTTCGGCGATGTCGTGCTCGGTCTGTTGTTCCTGTCGGGTCTCGGCCTGGTCTGGAACAGTTTGGGCACGCACTAA